The region CTAAGGAGATAAAGGAGAAACACCCCGAAATCGGCGAAGACGTTAAGGTAATGGGCGTTAGGGTAGGCGAGAAGATGAAGATAACAATCGCCTGCGCCTTTGTGGATAGATTCGTGAAAGACGTTGAGGACTACGCCCAGAAGAGGGAGAACGTAAGGAAAATAGCCCTCGAGGTTGCCAAGCAGTTCACAAACAGGGAAGTGGAAGTAGAGGTTAACACAGGCGACGACCTTGAGAGTGGAAACGTGTACATAACGGTTACCGGCACGAGCGCCGAGGCCGGAGACGACGGAGAAGTGGGAAGGGGCAACAGGGTCAACGGCCTTATCACTCCCTACAGGCCTATGAGCCTGGAGGCGGCAGCCGGAAAGAACCCGATAACCCACGTGGGGAAGCTCTACAACATAACCGCAAACGAAATAGCAAAGGGCGTAGTATCTGAAATAGAGGGAATCGAAGAGGCCTACGTTTACATGGTAAGCCAGATAGGTAAGCCCGTTAACCAACCCCTTGCCGTAGACGTTAAGGTTAGAAGCCAAGAGCCCGCCCAAGCCTTCCAGGGGAAGGTAGAAGAGATAGTTAAAGAGCACCTTGCCCAGATGAAGGAGATTTGGAAGAGACTTGTAAACGGCGAAATCACCGTTTACTAATAGTAGGGGGCAGGGGCCCCCTACTTTATCTCTCTGCAGACTCCCCGCTCACACACCTTTACCCCTTCAACTTCCGGGTTTAACCTGAAGAACCTGTAAGGCCTGAACTCCTTCAAGAGCTTCCCGAGAGCCTCTTGGGAGGCCGACTCAACAACGGAGAGCTCACCGCCTTCCATTAAAACGGCCTCCACCAGGGAGACAACTCCGGAAGGATACCTGTTAACGGCCTCTGAGTAACTCCTCAGAACGTTTTCGGCAACTTTTTTAAACTCATTTAAGCCCAAAAGCTCCGACATTATAAGCAGGTTCTGAACCATAACGGCAACTCCGGAAGGGTAGGCGCCGTCGAAGGGGTCGGCCAGGTTAAAGGTGTTATCGGATGAGCCGTACAGGCGGCCGCCTCTGTAGAAGGCTTTAACGGCAATATCGGCAAGCTCGGCTGCGGCAGAGTAGAAGTCGTCGTTTAAAGTGGCAGAGCCGAGTTCGAGTAGCCCCCTTATCAGAAATGCGTAGTCGTCGAGTAAGGCCTCTACCGCCGGCTCACTCCCGTAGAGAACGTGGTAGAGCTTCCCATCCCTGTAAGAGCGCTCAAGGAGGGAGGTTGCAAGGGCAACGGCCCTTTCCTTTGCCGCAGGCTCAACAAACCGTGAAGCTACGGCAAGCCCCCACAGCAGGTAGCCGTTCCAGTCGGTAAGGGCCTTTTCATCGGTTGCGGGAGGGACCTTCTTGCCTCTGAGGGAGAGGAGTTTAGAGTCGACAAGGGCCTTCTTCTTTAGGAGGTCTTCAAGGCTCAAGCCGAGCTTCTCGGCCTTTACCTCAAACTCCTCCGCCGGGTAGAGGAGGTTAAGCCCCTCCTCCCAGTTGCCCTCGGGAGAGAGGTTGTAGAGCTGGCGGGCAAACTCAAGCTCCTCGGGGGTAAGGGCCTCCTTAAGCTCACCCCAGGTAAAGGCGTAGTAGCGCCCCTCCCCTTCGGGGGAGTCGGCATCCTGGGAGGAGGCAAAGAGGCCGTTTGAAAGGAGAAGCTCTCTCTCAAGGTAGGAGATGAGCTCTTTAACGGTCTCTTTAAAGAGCCAGTATCCGCTCAAGGCGTAAGCCTCTGAATAGATCACAAGCAGGCCGGCCTGGTCGTAGAGCATCTTCTCAAAGTGGGGCACAAACCAGGCGGCATCGGTGCTGTAGCGGTGAAAGCCGCCCCCTATCTGGTCGTAAACGGAGCCCAGCCTCATGGCTTTTAGGGTGAAGGCTGCAGATTCAAAGGCCCTACCGGAACCTCCCAGGGAGAAGTAGCGCAGGAGGAACCAGTTGAAGTGGGGAAGGGGGAACTTGGGAGGAGGAGAGTAGCCGCCGTTAACCGGGTCGAGGCGGCTTTCAATCTCTTTAAAGCAGTTTGCGGCGGCCGAGGGGCCGGGAAGCTCGCCTTCCAACCCCTCAAGTAGGGAGGCAAGCCTTTTAACCACCTCTTTGGCGCCTTTAACAACCGAATCGGGCTTCTTCTCCCACAGCTCTGCCACTTCAAGGAGCAACCTTTTAAAACGTTCTTTGGGAACGTAGGTGGCTATGAAGAAGGGCTCTCCTTCCGGGGTGGCAAAAACGGAAAGGGGCCACCCGCAGCTGCCGCCCATTGCCCGGCAGGCCTCCATGTAGAAACGGTCTACGTGGGGAAGCTCCTCCCTGTCTACCTTTACGGGAACGAAGCGGCTGTTTAGAATTCGGGCCACTTCTTCGTCTTGAAAAGACTCTTCCTCCATAACGTGGCACCAGTGGCAGGAGGAGTAGCCGATGGATATAAAGAGGGGTTTGTTTTCTTTCCCGGCTTTCTCAAAGGCTTCTTTACCGAAAGGGAACCAGTTTACCGGGTTGTCTGCGTGCTGCCGCAGGTAGAGGGATTTTTCAAAAGCGAGCCTGTTGGCCATAACAGGTAGCCTCCTAATCGAGAATGGTTCTTAATTTATGGCTACCTATCGGGCATGGTAAAGTAGCGACCGGAGAAGCTCCTGAAACGGTACACGCTCCCCAGCTTTTCAAACCGAACGGGGAGCATGGGAACCTTCCCGTAACCTCCCGGCCCGTCTACCGCGTAGTAGGGGAGGGCAAGGGGAGAGAGGCGGGTTTGAAGCTCCTCAAGGAGTTTAAGGCCCAAACTTATAGGGGTTGAAAAGTGCATAACCCCCTCAACGGGGTCGCAGTGAAAGAGGTAGTAGGGGCGCACCTTTATCCTCTGAAGCCCCCTGAAGAGCCTCTCAAGAACAGAAACGGAGTCGTTAACCCCCTTCAAGAGAACTGTTTGGTTGTTAACGGGAACGCCGCACTTTAAAAGGGCCTTTACCGCTTCGGCCGCCTCTGCAGTAAGTTCGTCGGGGTGGTTAAAGTGGGTGTTTACCCAAACTTTTTGGGCCCTCTCAAGGAGCGAAAGGAGCTCACTCCTCAGAACCGCAGAGGGCTCAACAACAGGCAGCCGGGTGCCTATCCGAACAACCTCAACGCTCTCTATTTTCTTCAGACCCAAGAGCAGCCTCTCCAGAAGCTCTAATGGCAGAAGGAGGGGCTCTCCGCCGGAGATGAGGACGTCCCGAACCTGAGGGTTTCTCCGCACGTAGGAGAGAACTGCATCTACCTCATCTTCTGAGATTGTAAAGAGAGGCCTCCTCCAGTTACGCTTACGCATACAGAACCGGCACAGAACCGGACAGTAGTTGGTTGTTACAACGAGAACCCTATCGGGGTAACGGTGGGTTAGGCAAGGAGCTTTCCTGTCGCGCTCCTCCCTTAAGGGGTCGGGCTCCCCGAGGTTCTGAAGCTCAGGGTTAAGCTCTTCAAGGGAAGGAAGGAGCATACGCCTTACGGCGAAGCTCTCGGCCGCCAGCCGGGCGTAGTACTCGGTTGTAGAAAAAGGGTATACGGGAACAACGGCCCTGAAGGCCTCCCTCTCTCGGGGAGAGAGGGGTAAAAGCCCTTCAAGGGCTTCAAGGCTTGTAATTACCCTCATTCAAACTTCCACCCGCAGGCATCGAGCTCTTGGTAGATGGAGTCTCTCTGGCCGAACCGGACAAACTTAACCGTTTCTCCCTCCATCTTCAGGTAGATGGCCCTGTACTCACCGTAGGGAGAGGTTACCCTGAGCCTGTAGATGTCGTGTTTAGAGTCCCTCCTCAGTAGCCGGGAGGTGCTCTCTATCCGTGAAAGGGCAGATACGAAGCTATCGAACAGGAAGGGTTTAACGGAAACCTCTTTAACCATATCTTTCCTGAACCGCTTAGAGAAGAGAACCTTGAGCTTCCCTCCCTTACCCTCAACAAGCTCGGTAAGGGCGTTAAGGGCAACCTCTATGAAGAGCTCAACCTTGGGCTTTGGGACTTCCTGAGCCTTCAGGTTCTCTATCTGACGCTCCTTCTGGGCAACTTCGCCCTTCAGGCGGGATATCTCTATCTGGAGGTCCTCTATTTTGGCCCTGTAACGGTCTATGTCTTTAAGCTCCTGCTCTCTCTTTCTGAACTCCTCCTCCCGCTTTTTCAGCTGTTGAAGTTGGGAGCGAAGCTCCCCTATCTCCTGATAGAGCTCCTTTATTTTCCTGTCCTTACCTTTAAGCTTCTCGTTCAGGTTCTTAATCTGCCTTACAAGGCTATCCCTACTCTGGAACCGCCTCTCCTTCCGTTGAACCTGCTGAGACTGCCGTTGCCGCTGCTCGGCCTCTACCCTTAGGAAGTACTCCTCAATGTCCCTGAACCCCTTTTCCATTGTTCTCTCCCGAAAAGTTGATAAATTGAACTCCATGACACTACAGATAGAAAATTTAGGTCACTCCACCTTTACGGTAAAGATTGGAAGTTTGGAGGTCCTAACAGACCCCTTCTTAACCGAGTGTGCAGGGGGAATAAAGAGGGCAGTGCCGGCTGCCAAAAGGCCGGAGGAGGTAACCCCGAAAGTTGTCATCGTATCCCACGCCCACTACGACCACCTGGACCTTAAAACCGTAAAAAGGCTAAAAGGAAAGCCCGTATACCTGACTCCGGAAAACTGTAAAAAGGTGATAAAAAGGGAAGAGGTAATAGAGCTGAAAAACTTTGAGTCGGTAGAGATTGAAGGGGTAAGGTTCTGGAAAGTTCCGGCCCACCACAACCGGGGCCGAAACCTACTCCACCCCGACACCGGGGTAGGCGGGTTCGTAATAGAACACGGAGGGGTTACCGTTTACTTTGCCGGGGATACAGCCTTCTCGGAGCACCTCTACAGCTCCATAGGGGAGAAGTTCAAGATAGATGTGGCAATGCTCCCCATAGGAGGGTTCTTCCCCGTTTTCAGGAAGTTCCACCAAACGCCGGAGGAGGCAGTTAAAGGTTTCAAAATCCTTAAAGCTCGCCGCCTCGTTCCCATACACTTCGGGAGCTGGCACCTGATTCCCCTCTTCCTTAGGTTAGAAAGGGCACTCGAAAGACTGATGGCCTGCAGCCTAACATCGGGAATAACAGACCGGGTAACAGTAATCCAACCGGGGGAGAGGGTCACCTTTGACATTTAGGAGCAACTATAGTAGTTTTAGTGTGCAATGAGACTGAGCAGGCTGATATTCGGAATTATCCTTCTAACAATAACGGTGTGTGCCGCACCGGCCGCCGAAGCGGCGGTTCAGTTTACAGACCGTCCGGTCTGCTCTTCCCTTTTAACTCATACGCTCTGCGAAGTTAAAACCTTCAAAGAGGAAAGAGTAACCGCCTCCGAGAGCCGGGAACTCCCGGTTCCTTTAAAGACAGAGGCCGTTTTTAAAGGGAGCCCACTAAACCTTAATGCCCCTTCAAGAGCATCCCCCACCCCTGCCCGCTAACCTCCGGCCGAATCGACTTCCAACCACTTTAAAGCCTATCGGGAGGACCACTATGATAAATGCCATATTGACAAAGATTCTCGGCAGCAGAAACGAAAGGGTTATAAAAAAGCTCAAGCCCATAGTAGAGAAAATCAACAGTCTCGAAAAGGAGTTTGAGAAAAAGAGCAAGGAAGAGCTTCAATCCCTCACCGCCAAGTGGCGCTCCGAGCTCCAAAAGCTCCAAACGGCCCAGGAACAGTTCAAGTACATGGACAAAATACTCCCCGAGGCCTTTGCAGCCGTTAGAGAAGCCGCAAAGCGAACCCTCGGAATGCGCCACTACGACGTCCAGCTGATAGGCGGCATCGTTCTCCACCAGGGAAAAATCGCCGAAATGAAAACAGGCGAAGGTAAAACTCTGGTTGCAACCCTGCCTTCCTACCTCAACGCACTTGCAGGCAGGGGCGTCCACGTTGTAACCGTAAACGACTACCTGGCCAAAAGGGACGCAGAGTGGATGGGCCCCGTTTACAACTACCTGGGGTTAACCGTAGGCTACCTCCAGAACCAGATGGAGCCTCCCCAGCGGAAAGAGATGTACGCCCGCGACATCACCTACGGAACAAACTCCGAGTTCGGATTCGACTACCTCAGAGACAACATGGTCTTCTCAAAAGAGGAGAAAGTCCAGAGGGAGCTCTTCTACGCAATAGTAGACGAGGCCGACTCAATCCTCATAGACGAAGCCCGAACTCCCCTTATAATCTCCGGCCCCTCCGAAGAGAGTGTAGACGTTTACTACATAGCCGATGCCATAGTCCGCCAGCTCAAAAAAGAGAAAGACTTCAAGCTCGAAGAGAAGACAAAAACGGCAACCCTCACCGACGAAGGCATCCGCCACGTAGAAGAGATAGTCAAGAAAATGACGGGAATGAAGGAGTTCAACCTTTACGACCCCAAATTCTCAGACCTCCTCCACGCGATAATACAGTCCCTCAGGGCCCACCACCTCTTCAAAAGGGACGTAGACTACGTTGTAAAAGACGGCAAAGTGATAATCGTAGACGAGTTCACCGGCCGGATTATGCCAGGCCGACGCTGGAGCGACGGTCTCCACCAAGCTGTAGAGGCCAAGGAAGGGGTAAAGATAGAGGCGGAAAACCAGACACTTGCAACCATTACCCTCCAGAACTACTTCAGGCTCTACAAAAAGCTCGCCGGCATGACGGGAACGGCAGAAACGGAAGCGGCAGAGCTTAAAGAGATTTACGGCCTCGACGTAGTCGTTATCCCCACAAACAAACCGGTAATCAGGAAAGACCACCCCGACCTCATATTCAAAACAAAGAGGGCAAAGTTCAACGCAGTGATAAAGGAGATAGAGAAGAACTACAAAATCGGCCGACCGGTTCTCGTGGGAACAAACTCCATAGAGGACTCTGAGTACCTCTCCAGACTCTTAAAACAGAGGGGCATTCCCCACCAGGTACTAAACGCCAAATACCACGAGAAAGAGGCAGAGATTGTTGCCCAGGCGGGAAGGTTGGGAGCGGTAACAATAGCCACCAACATGGCCGGTAGGGGAACCGACATCCTCCTTGGCGGCAATCCCGAGTTCCTCGCCAAAAAGGAGCTTAAGGAAAGGGGGATTACCCCGGAAAAGGTGGGTGAGGAGAAGTACCAAGAGATATACCAGGAAACTCTGAAAAAGTACAAGGAAATCACCGAGAAGGAGAAGGAGAAAGTTAAGGAACTAGGAGGCCTCTACATCATTGGAACCGAGCGGAACGAGTCAAGGCGTATAGATAACCAGCTCAGGGGAAGGGCCGGCAGGCAGGGAGACCCGGGAGAGTCCAGGTTCTTCCTCTCACTGGAGGATAACCTGCTGAGGCTCTTTGGTTCCGACCGCATAAAGAAGCTGATGGAGATGATGAACGTTCCCGAAGACGAGCCCATAACCCATAAGATGGTGAGCAAGGCCCTTGAAAACGCCCAGAGGAGAGTGGAGGAGCAGAACTTCCAGATTAGAAAGAGACTCCTTGAGTACGACGAGGTCTACAACGTTCAGAGGAAGGTTATATACGAGCAGAGGAACAAAATACTGGAAGGGGAAAACTTCAAGGAGGAGATTTTAGGTTTCATGGAGGACGTAGCCTGGGAGCTTGTTGACTCCTTCGCCCCCGAAAACGTCCTGCCCGACGAGTGGGACCTTGAAGGGCTCAAGAAAACCCTTGAGACGCGGTTCGGATTTGAGTTCCCGATACCAACAAAATACGAAGAGCTTATGAACCTTGAAGTTGAAGGGGCTCCTACCGACAGGGAGAAGCTGGCGAAGCTCATATACGACACGCTTGCTGAGAAGTACAACGAGCTGGAGAAACTGGTCGGAGAGGGTCAGCTCAGGGAGATAGAGAGGGTTGTAATGCTCGACAGGCTCGACCAATACTGGAGGGAGCACCTGAGAGCCCTGGACCACATAAAGGAGAGTATAGGCTGGAGGGGATACGGCCAGCGGGACCCGGTTGTAGAGTTCAAGAAGGAGGCCTTCCAGCTGTTTGAAGACCTTATCTCCAACATAGAGAACGGCGTTGTAGATTCACTCTTCAACTACTACAGGTATGCAAAAGAGCAGGTGCAAGAAGCTCAGCACTCCCAAGACTCAAATCTACAAACGGTTTGATAGAATAGTTGGCTGAAAGTTTAAGAGAGGGGATGGTGAAGAGAATCCTTGCAGCCTTAACTCTCGTTCTGATAGGCGTTAGCTCCGCCCAGGCCCGGATTTATACGGTAAAAAGGGGCGATTCACTGTACAAAATCGCCCACCGGTTCCACATCTCCATAAGGGAGCTTAAGCGGGCCAATCACCTGCGCTCAAACATACTGAGGCCCGGCCAGCGGCTCTACATACCGCCGCGCTTCCACAGCAGGGCTTGGTACCGCCAGTTTCGCCCGGAAAAGAGCACCGAAACCATCTCTTTCATAGAGAAAAAGTCGGAAGTTGAGAGGAACATATCATCGATAAGCAGCGAGATGGTTCCCCTTACCAACGCTGTTTACCAGGAGGCCGAAGAGCTTTCCGACGTGCTTTCAACTCCCCTAAACGTGAAGTACGACAACTGGAGCCTCTCTATCCTCAACAACCCCGAGTATAAGGGGATATTCTTTAAAACGCTCGCTCAGGTGTTTAAAGAGCTTAAAAACACCCCTTACGTTTTCGGGGGGAACAACCCCAAGTTCGGCCTCGACTGCTCGTCGTTCACGATGTATGTTTACAGGAAGCTGGGGGTAAAGCTTCCGAGAACGGCAAGAGCCCAGTACAACTTCGGAATTCCCATAGACAGGCACCACTTAAAGGTCGGAGATTTGGTCTTCTTCAGAACTTACGCCCGCTACCCCTCTCACGTGGGAATCTACATAGGAAACGGCAAGTTCATCCACTTCTCCTCTATGTACCACGGCTTGGCAATTTCGTCCCTTAACGACAGGTACTTCAGGAGGAGGTTTATCGGGGCAAGGAGAGTTCTATCTGAGAAGAAGATAAAACAGTTAATCTACGCCCAGACAAAATAAGAACAGGAGGTAAGTGCGATGAACACAAGACAGCTTCTAAAAGGGTGTGTCGCCGCGGCTTTTACGCTCGTGGCAGCCTCTGCTCCGGTTATGGCCCAGGTTGAGGCCACACAGCAGGACTACCAGGTTGTTCAGTCTCTACAGAGGGTATTCGAGAGCGTAGCCGAGAAGGTTAAACCGGCGGTTGTAAACATCAGCACGGTTTCCGAGATAAAGTTTAAGCACCCTCCTATTCCGCCCCAGTTCAGGGACTTCTTCCACCAGTTCGGAATACCTTTCCCCTTTCCCAACTTCCCCGACTCGTTCCAGACAAGGGCTTTAGGCTCGGGTTTCATCGTTAAGGTAAAAGACGGCTGGGCCTACATACTCACCAACAACCACGTTGTAGCCCACGCCAAGAAGATAAGGGTGAAGCTCAGCGACGGCACGGTCTACAGGGCAAAAGTTGTTGGAACAGACCCAAAAACCGACGTTGCCCTGATAAAAATCCACGTTGGGAACAAAAAGGTTCCCGTTCTCCAGTTGGGAGACTCCGACAAGATTAAAGTCGGCGAGTTTGTTATAGCGGTGGGGAACCCCTACGGCCTGAACTGGACTGTAACCCACGGGATAATATCTGCAAAGGGCAGACACGGACTCGGCCTCAACCCCATCGAGGACTTTATCCAGACCGATGCCGCAATTAACCCCGGTAACAGCGGCGGTCCGCTGTGCGATATTCACGGCAGGGTAATAGGTATAAACACCGCAATCGTCAGAAACGCCCAAGGGCTCGGCTTTGCCGTTCCCATAAACATCGCAAAGAAGGTAATGGAAGACCTCCTGAAGTACGGTAAGGTCATAAGGGGCTGGCTCGGCGTCTATATTGAAGACATCAGCGGAGAGCTCGCCCAGAAGTTCGGCGTTAAGGAAGGAGTACTTGTTACAAAGGTTATGCCTGGCTCTCCGGCGGAGAAGGGAGGCCTGAAGAGCGGGGATATTATTGTTGAGTTCAACGGAAAGCCGGTTAAAAACGTTGCAGACTTACAGCTCAAAGTTATAAACACCAAGCCCGGCACCAAGGTCAAGATTACCGTAATCAGGGACGGAGAGCGTAAAACTCTAACGGTTAAGATAGGGCAGATGCCGGGCAGCCAGCAGCTTGCGTCTGCAGACCTTCTCAGTAAGTACGGCTTCTCCGTTCAGAAGCTCACGCCGGAGCTCAGGGAGAAGCTCGGCCTTCCCAAGTGGATTAAGACGGGACTTGTAGTAACCGAGGTCAAGCCCGGCTCTCCGGCAGACGACGCCGGCCTCCAGGAGGGAGACGTAATAGTCAAGGCCGGAACCACCCCGAGAAACATGAGGCCGGTTAAGTCGGTAGACGACCTCTTGGCCGTTCTAAGGAAGGGAGGCGACTCTGGAGCCCTCCTCAAGGTTATTAGAGGAGAAGGGGTAATTTACGTCGTTTTAAATCCACAGGAGTAGGAGTGAGAGATGGAGGAGAAGGAGTTTTTCTTAGAAGATGAAGAGAACCTCGGACTTGAAGGTATAGAAGAGGGGGAAAGCGCCGAGCTTTCCCTCTTTAACCAGGAGATAGACCCTTCGCTTATCGAGAGCTTCGTCCCCGATAAGGACTCCCTCGACGCTTTTTTAAAGTCTATCTCCAAGATTCCCCTCCTGTCGCGGGAAGAGGAGATAGAGCTTGCGAAGAGGGCAAAGGCAGGAGATAAAGAGGCGCTGAAGAAGCTCGTAGAGTCCAACCTCAGATTCGTTGTAAGCGTTGCCAAAAAGTACCTGGGGTGCGGACTGCCCCTCCACGACCTAATAGCGGAGGGAATCCTGGGGCTCATAGAGGCGGCAAGGCGCTTCGACCCTGACAAAGGGGTGAAGTTCATCTCCTACGCCGTATGGTGGATAAGGCAGTCCATAATGCAGGCACTGGCCCAGCAGACCGGAGCGGTAAAAATCCCGGTGAAACAGGCCGTTTTGGTAAATAAAATCACCCGCTCTTACGGCGAACTCTTAAAGAAACTGGGCAGAGAGCCCACAATCGAAGAGCTTGCCGACTACGTAGGTATGGAACCCAAAGAAGTTGAAAGGCTCCTCTCAATATGCCAAGTGCCCCTATCCCTCGATACTCCAATAGGTGACGAAGAGGACACTACTTTTAAAGACTTCCTGAAGGGAGAGGGCACAGCTGAAGTAGAAGAGAAAGTTGTCCAGGAGGAGCTTAAACAGAGCATCCAGGAGATGCTCGAGCAGCTCACACCCCAGGAGAAGAAGATAATAATAATGCGCTTTGGACTCGACGGTAACGAGCCGAAAACCCTCAGAGAAATAGGAGAGAAGCTCGGCATAAGCCGCGAAAGGGTTCGCCAGCTCGAAACGAGGGCTAAGAAAAAAATGAAAGAGTACGCACTAAGGAAGAAACTTAACGTTTTCCTGAACTAACCTTCCCGGAGGTCTCATTCCCTCCGGGGAGTTTCTCCTTCCTCTTAAACTCCACCTTCTTCCCTTCCTCCTCCCTGGGAACGGCAACCTGAATATAAATCTCAACCCTCCTATTCCTCGCTTGAAGAATCGGATTGTTCCAAGTATAAAGAGGCCTGGTCGCATCGTAACCGACGGCCATTAAACGGCTCGGGTCAACCCCCCGAGATATCAGATAACGAACGACAGTAGTAGCCCTTCTTATAGAAAGGTCCCAACTGTCTTGAATATTCGGCATAGGAACGGTAGGCTCATCTTTACTGGTATGCCCCTCAACCCTAACCATGTAGTTACCCTTCAGGTTCTTTATTATCTTCGCAATCTGGTCGAGAGCCCTCTTGGCCTCTGGGGTAAGTTCAAGGGAGTTTTGCTTAAACAGAACCTTATTAAAAAGCCTGATAAGAACGTAGTTCTCCGTGACAACAATCTGATAACCGTAAATCGGAAGAATCTGTTTAATTATCTTCTTTATCTTCTTCGCAAGGTCGGTAGTGTAAATCTGAATCGGTTTTACAATCGATATCTGCTGGAAAGTTTGAGCCTTCTCTCCCTGAAAGTAAGAGAGAAACTTCATTGCCTTTGTAATATCAAGCGTCGACATAGAATAAAGAAGAATGAAAAACGTAAGCAGAAGCGACATAAGGTCGCTAAAACTGGTCAGCCACGCTGGAACAGACTTACACTCCTCCTTCTTTCTCCTCGCCATACCAACCTACATGGGAAGGTGGATAACTATCTCTATACGCCGGTTTTTGGCCCTACCCTCCGGAGTATTATTCGGAGCTATCGGGTGGTAGGGGCCACAGCCGGCAGCTGAGAGCTTTTTCGGGTCGTAGCCACACTGAATAAAAAGTCTCAAAATAGCAGTAGCCCTGGCCGCAGAAAGCTCCCAGTTAGAAGGAAAACGCTTGGTATGAATCGGCGTATTATCAGTATACCCCTCTATGGTTAAAGGAAGGTCAAGCTCTTTAAGTTTCCTGCATATCTCCATGATAATGGGAATAGCCTGAGGATAAGGTCTATCCTCTCCGGGTGGGAAAAGCTTGTCGGTGTTAATCCTGAGCCTGATGCTGGTCCCGAACTTCGCGACTTCCGAGTTTATCCCCAACCTCTTTAACATCTGCCTTATCTCATGGAGCTTCTCCTCTATCTTCTGCCGCGAGCGCATCTTGGGGTACATATCCGGCATCTGAACCGGAATGTTCTTGCCGTTTATCACCCTCTGCTCGTAAATAACATAGTGGCCCCCAAAGGCCTCTATAATCCCCTTAATGGCTTGATAGAACTTCTCCAGAGAGATGGTAGACATAGAGTACAGGAGAATAAAGAACGTCAACAGCAGAGACATCAGGTCACCGAAACTTGTAAGCCAAGCAGGAGGAGCCTTACACTCCTCCTTCTTCTTTCGAGCCATCCATTAACCCTCTTTCAGTTCCACTCCGAGAAGTCCCGCAAGCTTCTGCCTTAAAACATTGGGGTTAAGCCCCTTCTCAATAGCCTCTGCAGTAAGCAGGTAAGCTTCAAGGAAGAGAAGCTTTAAATCCTTGTAATACTTAAGTTTCTTAGATACCGGAATACAGAGAGTGTTTGCCAAAATAGCACCGTACAGAGTCGT is a window of Thermovibrio ammonificans HB-1 DNA encoding:
- a CDS encoding methionine adenosyltransferase — its product is MNVRVTPLDTQPVWEQEIEIVERKGLGHPDTICDALAEKLSAELCKFYYEKFGFVLHHNVDKNLLVGGSALPRFGGGEVTEPIEIFLSGRAIKEYKGVKIPVDEIAVESAKEWLRENIHAIDPDRHVRIHTYIRPGSVDLVDIYMRQLKEGVPLSNDTSFGVGYAPFDDLESVVFNVEKKLNSKEIKEKHPEIGEDVKVMGVRVGEKMKITIACAFVDRFVKDVEDYAQKRENVRKIALEVAKQFTNREVEVEVNTGDDLESGNVYITVTGTSAEAGDDGEVGRGNRVNGLITPYRPMSLEAAAGKNPITHVGKLYNITANEIAKGVVSEIEGIEEAYVYMVSQIGKPVNQPLAVDVKVRSQEPAQAFQGKVEEIVKEHLAQMKEIWKRLVNGEITVY
- a CDS encoding thioredoxin domain-containing protein, producing MANRLAFEKSLYLRQHADNPVNWFPFGKEAFEKAGKENKPLFISIGYSSCHWCHVMEEESFQDEEVARILNSRFVPVKVDREELPHVDRFYMEACRAMGGSCGWPLSVFATPEGEPFFIATYVPKERFKRLLLEVAELWEKKPDSVVKGAKEVVKRLASLLEGLEGELPGPSAAANCFKEIESRLDPVNGGYSPPPKFPLPHFNWFLLRYFSLGGSGRAFESAAFTLKAMRLGSVYDQIGGGFHRYSTDAAWFVPHFEKMLYDQAGLLVIYSEAYALSGYWLFKETVKELISYLERELLLSNGLFASSQDADSPEGEGRYYAFTWGELKEALTPEELEFARQLYNLSPEGNWEEGLNLLYPAEEFEVKAEKLGLSLEDLLKKKALVDSKLLSLRGKKVPPATDEKALTDWNGYLLWGLAVASRFVEPAAKERAVALATSLLERSYRDGKLYHVLYGSEPAVEALLDDYAFLIRGLLELGSATLNDDFYSAAAELADIAVKAFYRGGRLYGSSDNTFNLADPFDGAYPSGVAVMVQNLLIMSELLGLNEFKKVAENVLRSYSEAVNRYPSGVVSLVEAVLMEGGELSVVESASQEALGKLLKEFRPYRFFRLNPEVEGVKVCERGVCREIK
- a CDS encoding KamA family radical SAM protein, with protein sequence MRVITSLEALEGLLPLSPREREAFRAVVPVYPFSTTEYYARLAAESFAVRRMLLPSLEELNPELQNLGEPDPLREERDRKAPCLTHRYPDRVLVVTTNYCPVLCRFCMRKRNWRRPLFTISEDEVDAVLSYVRRNPQVRDVLISGGEPLLLPLELLERLLLGLKKIESVEVVRIGTRLPVVEPSAVLRSELLSLLERAQKVWVNTHFNHPDELTAEAAEAVKALLKCGVPVNNQTVLLKGVNDSVSVLERLFRGLQRIKVRPYYLFHCDPVEGVMHFSTPISLGLKLLEELQTRLSPLALPYYAVDGPGGYGKVPMLPVRFEKLGSVYRFRSFSGRYFTMPDR
- a CDS encoding MBL fold metallo-hydrolase, whose translation is MSLNPFSIVLSRKVDKLNSMTLQIENLGHSTFTVKIGSLEVLTDPFLTECAGGIKRAVPAAKRPEEVTPKVVIVSHAHYDHLDLKTVKRLKGKPVYLTPENCKKVIKREEVIELKNFESVEIEGVRFWKVPAHHNRGRNLLHPDTGVGGFVIEHGGVTVYFAGDTAFSEHLYSSIGEKFKIDVAMLPIGGFFPVFRKFHQTPEEAVKGFKILKARRLVPIHFGSWHLIPLFLRLERALERLMACSLTSGITDRVTVIQPGERVTFDI
- the secA gene encoding preprotein translocase subunit SecA, coding for MINAILTKILGSRNERVIKKLKPIVEKINSLEKEFEKKSKEELQSLTAKWRSELQKLQTAQEQFKYMDKILPEAFAAVREAAKRTLGMRHYDVQLIGGIVLHQGKIAEMKTGEGKTLVATLPSYLNALAGRGVHVVTVNDYLAKRDAEWMGPVYNYLGLTVGYLQNQMEPPQRKEMYARDITYGTNSEFGFDYLRDNMVFSKEEKVQRELFYAIVDEADSILIDEARTPLIISGPSEESVDVYYIADAIVRQLKKEKDFKLEEKTKTATLTDEGIRHVEEIVKKMTGMKEFNLYDPKFSDLLHAIIQSLRAHHLFKRDVDYVVKDGKVIIVDEFTGRIMPGRRWSDGLHQAVEAKEGVKIEAENQTLATITLQNYFRLYKKLAGMTGTAETEAAELKEIYGLDVVVIPTNKPVIRKDHPDLIFKTKRAKFNAVIKEIEKNYKIGRPVLVGTNSIEDSEYLSRLLKQRGIPHQVLNAKYHEKEAEIVAQAGRLGAVTIATNMAGRGTDILLGGNPEFLAKKELKERGITPEKVGEEKYQEIYQETLKKYKEITEKEKEKVKELGGLYIIGTERNESRRIDNQLRGRAGRQGDPGESRFFLSLEDNLLRLFGSDRIKKLMEMMNVPEDEPITHKMVSKALENAQRRVEEQNFQIRKRLLEYDEVYNVQRKVIYEQRNKILEGENFKEEILGFMEDVAWELVDSFAPENVLPDEWDLEGLKKTLETRFGFEFPIPTKYEELMNLEVEGAPTDREKLAKLIYDTLAEKYNELEKLVGEGQLREIERVVMLDRLDQYWREHLRALDHIKESIGWRGYGQRDPVVEFKKEAFQLFEDLISNIENGVVDSLFNYYRYAKEQVQEAQHSQDSNLQTV